TGAGTATATGCACCCTGTGCCAGAGTACGCGTCAATTGCTCGATACGATCTGTTGAACCATTTTCTTGATTTAGATTGACTAAATCTGCGAACGCAACCGAAGCCGCTGAAACTGATAAAGAAAATGCCAACAAAATACGTCGCATATGCATAAAAAACCTCTCTAAACTGCTTTAATCGAGTTCCTTGAAGATCTCTATCCTTGATATCCACTAAAAGAAGCGCATAAGATTAAGACATAAATATGTAGGAATTATGTATGTCGGAACCTGTCAACGTTTTTCAACAAACAAGAAAACAGATAAAAACAGGAAACTTTTCGTTTCTCTCATCACAAGTCGCTGGCTGGCAGAAACTTACGAAACTCGTACAACCGCTATTGCCCCAACCGGAACGCTGGCAAGTTGTCTGCTATCAAAATGGTGTGTTAACGATTACTGGTGAAAATCAGGCCATGATCAGTCAATTGGCCTATCTTCAAAAGCAATACATTTCACAACTCTCTCAAATAAATGAATTAACAGATCTCACTAAACTTCAAGTTTGCCTGCGGAATCCTTCGCAAACGCCACCTGTTTCAGCAACACCTGAAAGAGCCTTAAATGCAGAAACACAGGAATTACTTCGTAGTGCTGCTGACTTTATAAGCGACCCTAAGCTTAGCCAAGCTTTACTACGTTTGGCAAGCAATAAAAAGTAACATCGCAATCAAATGTAATAAATTAAAAAGCAAACATTATGTGATGTGTGTCACAGTATTAAAGCAATAACAAAAACATAAAGACACAAACACAATGACTTATGTCACATTCACATACATGATTGGACAATTGGCTTCGTCATCAAATGTTACAATTTCATAGCAGCTTGGATCACTTTTCACATTGCGTAAAAGTTGATTATTCAAGGCATGTCCAGATTTGTAACCATCAAATTTGGCAATAATCTGATGTCCGAGCAGGTATAAATCACCCACGGCATCCAGAATTTTATGACGTACAAATTCGTCCGAGAAACGTAAACCTTCTTCATTAACGACCCCAGTTTCATCCACACCAATGGCATTTTCCAGACTGGCACCCAGCGCCAGGTTATTGGCTTTGAGATAATCCAGATCTTTCATAAAACCAAAGGTACGCGCTTCACTGACTTCATAAACGAAGGTTTCAGTAGAAAAATCGATACTGGCAGACTGATGTTCTTTTTTAAAGGCAGGATGATCAAAATCAATGGTGAAGTTCAGCTGAAAGCCCTCATGTGGGCTAAAAATGGCACGTTTGTCATCAATCAGTGCTTCAACCGGTTTAATAATCT
The nucleotide sequence above comes from Acinetobacter lwoffii. Encoded proteins:
- a CDS encoding DciA family protein codes for the protein MSEPVNVFQQTRKQIKTGNFSFLSSQVAGWQKLTKLVQPLLPQPERWQVVCYQNGVLTITGENQAMISQLAYLQKQYISQLSQINELTDLTKLQVCLRNPSQTPPVSATPERALNAETQELLRSAADFISDPKLSQALLRLASNKK
- the lpxC gene encoding UDP-3-O-acyl-N-acetylglucosamine deacetylase; this encodes MLKQRTLKRVVKASGIGLHSGQKVMINFVPHHADGGIVFRRIDLNPPVDIPADAMLIQEAFMCSNLVQENAKVGTIEHVMSAIAGLGIDNLIIEVSASEVPIMDGSAGPFIYLLMQGGLQELDAAKKFVKIIKPVEALIDDKRAIFSPHEGFQLNFTIDFDHPAFKKEHQSASIDFSTETFVYEVSEARTFGFMKDLDYLKANNLALGASLENAIGVDETGVVNEEGLRFSDEFVRHKILDAVGDLYLLGHQIIAKFDGYKSGHALNNQLLRNVKSDPSCYEIVTFDDEANCPIMYVNVT